The following proteins are encoded in a genomic region of Columba livia isolate bColLiv1 breed racing homer chromosome 17, bColLiv1.pat.W.v2, whole genome shotgun sequence:
- the SNRPD3 gene encoding small nuclear ribonucleoprotein Sm D3 has translation MSIGVPIKVLHEAEGHIVTCETNTGEVYRGKLIEAEDNMNCQMSNITVTYRDGRVAQLEQVYIRGSKIRFLILPDMLKNAPMLKSMKNKNQGSGAGRGKAAILKAQVAARGRGRGMGRGNIFQKRR, from the exons ATGTCAATTGGTGTACCAATTAAAGTCCTGCACGAGGCCGAAGGCCATATTGTGACGTGTGAGACCAATACAGGAGAAGTTTACCGAGGCAAACTTATTGAAGCTGAAGACAACATGAATTGTCAG ATGTCCAACATAACGGTGACATACAGAGATGGCCGAGTGGCGCAGCTTGAACAGGTGTACATCAGAGGTAGCAAGATACGGTTTCTCATTTTGCCAGATATGTTGAAGAATGCCCCTATGTTAAAGAGCATGAAGAATAAAAACCAGGGTTCTGGAGCTGGGCGAGGAAAAGCAGCTATTCTCAAAGCTCAAG tggcTGCAAGAGGAAGAGGCCGTGGTATGGGCCGCGGCAATATCTTCCAGAAGCGGAGATAA
- the GUCD1 gene encoding protein GUCD1 has product MASHNFPPCTARRNRKTTVGTAQPLPFHQCARGRRAALPRHHGSAAALSRRPARAPLRRRCPLLGQGWLPALPRPPQVALRPSVPHPPPAVSCPWPPTRPTAATHTAATARGRRPGARPPAAPAPAAGRSQRRAEACRGSGPRRRLGGAGSERAAGPGANMKSPRDPGEPPPAECVQLKVPVIQQLYHWDCGLACSRMVLQYLNHLDNDEFQKAIQELQLTKSIWTIDLAYLMRHFGVKHKFCTQTLGVDKGYKNQSFYRKHFDTEENRVNQLFAQAKACKVLVEKCTVTVQDIQNHLSQGHVAIVLVNAVLLLCDLCSSPVKYCCFLPIGQKCFCRNPDYQGHFIVLCGYNKASGSIYYNNPAYADRTCCTSISNFEEARTSYGTDEDILFIYTDS; this is encoded by the exons ATGGCCTCCCACAACTTCCCGCCGTGCACGGCGCGCCGGAACCGGAAGACGACGGTGGGGACAGCACAGCCCCTTCCCTTCCACCAGTGTGCCCGGGGCCGCCGGGCCGCGTTGCCGCGGCACCACGGTTCCGCTGCAGCCCTGTCCCGCCGCCCGGCGAGAGCCCCGCTCCGCCGGCGGTGCCCGCTcctggggcagggctggctACCGGCGCTTCCCCGCCCGCCTCAGGTCGCGCTCCGCCCCTCGGTCCCTCATCCCCCGCCCGCCGTGTCATGTCCCTGGCCACCGACACGCCCGACCGCCGCCACCCACACCGCAGCGACGGCGCGGGGCAGACGCCCCGGGGCGCggccccccgcagcccccgcccccGCGGCCGGGAGGAGCCAGCGCCGCGCCGAGGCATGCCGGGGCTCTGGGCCGCGCCGCCGGCTCGGCGGGGCCGGCAGTGAGCGGGCGGCAGGTCCCGGCGCCAACATGAAGAGCCCCCGGGATCCCGGGGAGCCGCCGCCAG CCGAGTGCGTCCAGCTGAAGGTGCCAGTCATTCAGCAGTTGTACCACTGGGACTGTGGGCTGGCCTGCTCCAGGATGGTGCTTCA GTACCTGAATCATTTGGACAATGATGAATTTCAGAAAGCCATCCAGGAACTTCAGTTAACAAAGAGTATCTGGACTATTGACCTGGCCTATCTAATGCGGCATTTCGGTGTTAAGCATAAATTTTGCACCCAGACGCTTGGAGTGGACAAGGGCTACAAAAATCAG TCATTTTACAGAAAGCACTTTGACACAGAGGAGAATCGAGTGAATCAGCTCTTTGCACAAGCCAAAGCCTGCAAGGTGCTGGTGGAGAAGTG cacagTAACTGTTCAAGACATCCAAAACCACCTGTCCCAAGGTCATGTAGCCATCGTCCTAGTAAATGCAGTCCTGCTACTGTGTGATCTTTGCTCAAGTCCTGTCAAATACTGCTGCTTcctccccattggacagaagtGCTTCTGCAGGAATCCTGACTACCAGGGCCATTTCATTGTGTTATGTGGCTACAACAAAGCCTCAGGGAGTATTTACTACAACAACCCTGCCTATGCTGACC GAACATGCTGCACCAGCATCAGTAACTTTGAGGAAGCCAGGACAAGTTACGGTACTGATGAAGATATTCTGTTCATCTACACAGACAGCTGA
- the UPB1 gene encoding beta-ureidopropionase: MADSLESLESCLERHVPPEDLAEVKRILYGGEARKLNLPAAALSAAQERDFELQGYGFEAAPEQLRRPRIVRVGLIQNKIPLPTDTAVAVQVAALHRRIAEIVEVAAICGVNIVCFQEAWTMPFAFCTREKLPWTEFAESAEDGPTTKFCQELAKKYNMVVISPILERDEIHGGTLWNSAVVISNSGAVLGKSRKNHIPRIGDFNESTYYMEGNTGHPVFQTQFGAVAVNICYGRHHPLNWLMFSMNGAEIIFNPSATIGTLSESLWPIEARNAAIANHCFTCPINRVGTEYYKNAFTSGDGKKAHHDLGHFYGSSYVAAPDGSRTPGLSRTQDGLLVVEMDLNLCRQVSDKWNFKMTGRYEMYAEKLTEAVQPYFIPNIIRE; this comes from the exons ATGGCGGACAGCCTGGAGTCGCTGGAGTCGTGCTTGGAGCGGCACGTCCCGCCCGAGGACCTCGCCGAGGTGAAGCGGATCCTCTACGGGGGCGAGGCAAG AAAACTTAATttgccagcagctgctctgtcagcagctcaggaaagagattttgAGCTACAGGGCTATGGATTTGAAGCTGCTCCAGAGCAATTGAGAAGGCCACGTATTGTTCGAGTAGGactgatacaaaataaaattccacTTCCCACGGACACAGCTGTGGCCGTCCAG GTGGCTGCACTACACAGACGAATTGCAGAGATTGTGGAAGTAGCTGCAATATGTGGAGTCAACATAGTTTGTTTCCAGGAGGCTTGGA CCATGCCCTTTGCTTTTTGTACAAGAGAGAAGCTTCCTTGGACTGAATTTGCTGAGTCAGCAGAGGATGGGCCAACAACAAAATTCTGTCAAGAG CTGGCAAAGAAATACAATATGGTGGTGATATCTCCTATTCTGGAGCGAGATGAAATACATGGGGGAACTCTGTGGAATTCTGCAGTGGTGATTTCTAATTCTGGAGCTGTCCTTGGCAAAAGTAGGAAAAATCACATTCCAAGAATTGGAGATTTCAATGAG tCTACTTACTATATGGAAGGAAATACAGGACACCCAGTGTTTCAGACGCAGTTTGGAGCAGTTGCTGTGAATATCTGCTATGGGCGCCATCACCCTCTGAACTGGCTCATGTTTAGTATGAATGGAGCAGAGATCATCTTTAACCCTTCAGCCACTATTGGAACTCTCAG CGAGTCACTGTGGCCAATTGAAGCAAGAAATGCTGCCATTGCTAATCACTGCTTTACGTGTCCCATCAACAGGGTAGGAACG GAATACTACAAAAATGCCTTTACTTCTGGAGATGGTAAAAAAG cACATCATGACTTGGGCCATTTTTATGGCTCAAGTTATGTAGCTGCACCAGATGGCAGCAGGACCCCAGGACTCTCTCGTACCCAGGATGGACTTCTGGTGGTAGAGATGGATCTAAATCTTTGCCGGCAAGTCAGTGACAAATGGAATTTTAAG atgaCTGGTAGATATGAAATGTATGCAGAGAAGCTCACTGAAGCAGTCCAGCCTTATTTTATACCCAATATAATCAgagagtaa